One Tunturibacter gelidoferens genomic region harbors:
- a CDS encoding ArnT family glycosyltransferase, producing MNDIQHPAVSGARNGSAIVKRLQHYLKLPSITTIREFVILFVVTVFLLLYGLVPVFGGDQLGLVGADEPRYAQIAREMLTAHSMACHDVDAKMVPRSLRPEDIRNSFHCIAGGTVTPILYGKPWLEKPALYYWRAMSFFKEFGVSDWTARLPSSSATLALVVLVFLHMRRFRPGGHLDAALITASCIAIVSFARGASTDMQLAAPFCIGMLGWYAWYETGKKFWLFDLYFFGAAATLAKGPVAPFLALAIILLFVGLRREWSVLRRTIWIPGVVLYLVMVLPWYIAVQKRNPTFYRLFFLEHNLERFATNRYQHHQPFWYYLAVLLIGLMPWTVMAIRALVDSIEVSIAEWKVRHNPQRYLGHTRAGDAFPEFLVLWALFPIVFFSFSGSKLPGYILPSIPPLTILTADYLNRSRRQGLPQWLVWAHAATCGLLVFVLALAPQHMKYETLVPSTQWLLIAGATALAFGAIVFLTIRRWGIPQVCNVTLLPVLATLVFLLGFYGKELDMNYSARPLAREIQQQAPDVKLVATDIKRDMDYGLAFYRNEPMIHYSTDGVPSEEHILVIRASDAADLDRWLAGRVYKPLFLYESQGIEVYRVYARP from the coding sequence ATGAACGATATCCAACATCCCGCCGTCTCCGGCGCAAGGAATGGCAGCGCAATCGTGAAGCGGCTGCAGCACTATCTGAAGCTGCCCTCTATCACCACGATCCGCGAGTTTGTCATCCTCTTCGTGGTCACTGTTTTCCTTCTGCTCTATGGTCTTGTCCCAGTCTTCGGCGGCGACCAGCTTGGATTGGTAGGTGCGGACGAGCCACGATATGCCCAGATCGCCCGCGAGATGCTCACCGCGCACTCCATGGCCTGCCACGATGTCGACGCTAAGATGGTCCCGCGCAGCCTCCGCCCGGAAGACATTCGCAACTCCTTTCACTGCATCGCAGGCGGCACCGTCACCCCCATCCTCTACGGCAAGCCCTGGCTGGAAAAGCCCGCCCTCTACTACTGGCGCGCCATGAGCTTCTTCAAAGAGTTCGGAGTCTCCGACTGGACCGCCCGCCTCCCGTCCTCCTCTGCGACTCTGGCCCTCGTCGTCCTCGTCTTCCTCCACATGCGGCGCTTCCGCCCCGGTGGTCACCTCGACGCTGCCCTCATCACCGCATCCTGCATCGCCATCGTCAGCTTCGCCCGCGGTGCCTCTACCGACATGCAGCTCGCGGCCCCTTTCTGCATCGGGATGCTGGGCTGGTATGCCTGGTACGAGACAGGCAAAAAATTCTGGCTCTTCGACCTCTACTTCTTCGGTGCAGCCGCCACGCTGGCGAAAGGTCCTGTAGCTCCTTTCCTCGCACTTGCTATCATCCTTCTCTTCGTTGGCCTCCGGCGCGAGTGGTCGGTTCTTCGCCGCACCATCTGGATTCCCGGTGTTGTCCTTTATCTCGTCATGGTGTTGCCCTGGTACATCGCGGTTCAAAAGCGCAACCCAACCTTCTACCGCCTCTTCTTTCTTGAACACAATCTCGAGCGCTTCGCCACCAACCGCTACCAGCACCATCAGCCCTTCTGGTACTACCTCGCCGTCCTCCTCATCGGCCTGATGCCGTGGACCGTCATGGCCATCCGCGCCCTGGTCGACTCCATCGAAGTCTCAATCGCCGAGTGGAAGGTCCGCCACAATCCACAGCGTTACCTCGGCCACACCCGCGCCGGCGACGCCTTCCCCGAGTTCCTGGTCTTATGGGCACTCTTCCCCATCGTCTTCTTCTCGTTCTCCGGCTCCAAACTCCCCGGCTATATTCTCCCCTCTATTCCTCCATTGACCATCCTCACGGCCGACTATCTCAACCGTAGTCGCCGCCAAGGTCTGCCCCAATGGCTTGTCTGGGCTCACGCCGCCACCTGTGGTCTCCTCGTCTTCGTCCTCGCCCTCGCCCCCCAGCACATGAAGTACGAGACCCTCGTACCCTCCACGCAATGGCTGCTGATCGCCGGCGCCACCGCACTAGCCTTTGGAGCCATCGTCTTCCTCACCATCCGTCGCTGGGGCATCCCGCAGGTCTGCAATGTAACCCTGCTTCCCGTTCTCGCAACCCTCGTTTTTCTCCTCGGCTTCTACGGCAAAGAGCTCGACATGAACTACTCTGCCCGGCCGCTCGCCCGCGAGATCCAGCAACAGGCGCCCGACGTAAAACTGGTCGCCACCGATATCAAGCGCGACATGGACTACGGCCTCGCCTTCTACCGCAACGAGCCCATGATCCACTACAGCACCGACGGCGTCCCCAGCGAGGAACACATCCTAGTCATCCGCGCCAGCGACGCCGCCGACCTCGACCGCTGGCTAGCCGGACGTGTCTACAAGCCCTTATTCCTCTACGAATCGCAAGGCATCGAGGTCTACCGTGTCTACGCTCGTCCCTAG
- a CDS encoding DUF503 domain-containing protein: MPIAKLTIELEIPHAQSLKDRRQVLRSMKDKLRHSFNLAIAELDDGMVWNRATLGIAAISSSTSYLTGQLHQIDHAVHRIAANLSAEITDSYAEILPE; the protein is encoded by the coding sequence ATGCCCATAGCCAAACTCACCATCGAACTAGAAATCCCCCACGCCCAGTCCCTCAAAGACCGCCGCCAGGTCCTCCGCTCCATGAAAGATAAACTCCGCCACAGCTTCAACTTAGCCATAGCCGAGCTCGACGACGGCATGGTGTGGAACCGCGCCACCTTAGGTATCGCCGCCATCTCCTCCTCCACCAGCTACCTCACCGGCCAGCTCCACCAGATCGACCACGCCGTCCACCGCATCGCCGCCAATCTAAGCGCCGAAATCACCGACTCCTACGCCGAAATCCTGCCTGAATAA
- the guaB gene encoding IMP dehydrogenase, which produces MISSPVPEALTFDDVLLVPAYSDVVPTQVSTQTQLTRNITLSTPLMSAAMDTVTEARLAIAMAQQGGLGVVHRNLTIEQQAGEIDKVKRSESGMIVDPVTITPEQTIADALEVMRRYKISGVPVTKNKKLVGILTNRDLRFVSRTDLTIDSVMTKTNLITVPVGTTLEQAEQILHQHRVEKLLVVNDDYELKGLITVKDIQKKLKYPNASKDSQGRLRVAGAIGATGDFLERAEALVAARVDALAIDSAHGHSSRVLEAVREVKKRFPQIDLMAGNIATYEGAIALMDAGADAVKVGIGPGSICTTRMVTGAGMPQITAISEAYRAGQERGIPIIADGGIKYSGDVTKAIAAGASVVMMGSLFAGVDESPGETILYQGRSFKAYRGMGSLSAMAQGSGERYFQGKSDMEDAASTERPSLTARENGGSNRLAKFVPEGIEGRVPHRGPLEGMVYQLVGGLRSGMGYLGCGTIAELQANARFIRISNAGLRESHVHDVIITREAPNYHVE; this is translated from the coding sequence ATGATTAGCTCCCCCGTACCCGAAGCCCTTACGTTTGATGATGTTCTTCTTGTGCCTGCTTACAGCGATGTTGTTCCGACCCAGGTGAGCACGCAGACGCAGCTGACACGAAATATCACTCTGAGCACGCCGCTGATGTCGGCTGCGATGGATACGGTGACGGAGGCGCGGCTAGCGATTGCGATGGCGCAGCAGGGTGGGCTGGGCGTGGTGCATCGCAATCTGACGATCGAACAGCAGGCGGGAGAGATCGATAAGGTAAAGCGGTCGGAGAGCGGGATGATTGTGGACCCGGTGACGATTACACCGGAGCAGACGATCGCCGATGCGCTGGAGGTGATGCGGCGGTACAAGATCTCCGGAGTGCCGGTGACGAAGAATAAGAAGCTGGTGGGAATTTTGACGAATCGCGACCTGCGGTTTGTCTCGCGGACGGATCTGACGATCGATTCGGTGATGACGAAGACCAATCTGATCACGGTTCCGGTCGGTACGACGCTGGAACAGGCAGAACAGATTCTGCATCAGCATCGCGTGGAGAAGCTGCTTGTTGTGAATGATGACTACGAGCTAAAGGGTTTGATTACAGTCAAGGATATTCAGAAGAAGTTGAAGTATCCGAATGCTTCGAAGGATTCGCAGGGGCGGCTGCGGGTGGCGGGAGCGATTGGAGCTACGGGAGATTTTCTGGAGCGGGCTGAGGCGCTGGTTGCAGCGCGGGTGGATGCGCTGGCGATCGATTCGGCGCATGGGCACTCGTCGCGGGTGCTGGAGGCTGTGCGCGAGGTGAAGAAACGGTTTCCGCAGATTGATTTGATGGCGGGGAATATTGCTACGTATGAGGGCGCGATTGCGCTTATGGATGCGGGGGCCGATGCGGTGAAGGTGGGGATCGGGCCGGGGTCGATCTGCACGACGCGCATGGTGACTGGTGCTGGGATGCCGCAGATTACGGCGATCTCAGAGGCTTATCGTGCGGGGCAGGAGCGGGGAATTCCGATTATTGCGGATGGCGGGATTAAATACTCGGGCGATGTGACCAAGGCGATTGCTGCCGGGGCGAGCGTGGTGATGATGGGGTCGCTGTTTGCTGGGGTCGATGAGAGTCCGGGGGAGACGATTCTTTATCAGGGGCGCTCATTCAAGGCCTATCGCGGGATGGGTTCGCTGTCGGCTATGGCGCAGGGATCGGGGGAGCGCTACTTCCAGGGCAAGAGCGATATGGAAGATGCTGCGAGCACGGAGAGGCCTTCGTTGACGGCGCGGGAGAACGGCGGCTCGAACCGGCTGGCGAAGTTTGTGCCGGAGGGAATTGAAGGGCGGGTGCCGCATCGTGGACCGCTTGAGGGCATGGTGTATCAGCTGGTTGGCGGTCTGCGTTCGGGGATGGGGTATTTAGGATGCGGAACGATCGCAGAGTTGCAGGCGAATGCTCGGTTTATTCGGATTTCGAACGCCGGGCTGCGGGAGAGTCACGTTCATGACGTGATCATCACGCGTGAGGCTCCTAACTATCACGTGGAGTAG
- a CDS encoding cytochrome c3 family protein, which yields MMGQGDGWGERMMAGGWRVFFVLVFTGLLAGWARAATVKAEFVGSESCKTCHAAAYRGWKQTRMANVVRDPKAHPEAVLADFTHPNPLVTFGLDDVAFVYGSRWKQRFFTKRGDDYYPEPAQWDVKKGRWLPYHAETGTDWWLPFYGPSNFDRPTGPTCDGCHSVNYNVETKQVTEWNVGCEKCHGPGSLHVAHPTKQNIVNPGTLDYVRGNDTCIQCHSQGRPMGNPIEGKYFDWPVGFVPGERLAEFWTLEELKPGVTNFFQYADLTAHKNRMQGNDFVQSNMYHRQIRCFDCHQVHSSENESDLVAKGNAVCLTCHTKDNPAGLKGTVSEHTHHAAGSKGSECVACHMPKIEQTIKDNFVSAHTFRFITPKETELSGIPNPCTSCHRDKSTAWATKELRGWKTTSPWRVGN from the coding sequence ATGATGGGGCAGGGGGATGGATGGGGGGAGAGGATGATGGCCGGCGGGTGGCGGGTTTTTTTCGTGCTTGTGTTTACGGGTTTGCTTGCAGGCTGGGCGAGGGCGGCTACGGTGAAGGCGGAGTTTGTGGGCTCGGAGAGTTGCAAGACGTGTCATGCTGCGGCGTACAGGGGGTGGAAGCAGACGCGGATGGCGAATGTGGTGCGTGATCCAAAGGCGCATCCCGAGGCGGTGCTGGCGGACTTTACGCATCCGAATCCGCTGGTGACGTTTGGGCTTGATGATGTGGCGTTTGTGTATGGGAGCCGGTGGAAGCAGAGGTTTTTTACCAAGCGTGGGGACGACTACTATCCGGAGCCGGCGCAGTGGGATGTGAAGAAGGGGAGATGGCTGCCGTATCACGCGGAGACGGGGACTGACTGGTGGCTTCCGTTCTACGGGCCGAGTAACTTCGATCGTCCTACGGGGCCGACGTGCGATGGGTGCCACTCGGTGAACTACAACGTGGAGACGAAGCAGGTGACGGAGTGGAATGTGGGCTGCGAGAAGTGCCATGGGCCGGGGAGTCTGCATGTAGCGCATCCGACGAAACAGAACATTGTGAACCCGGGAACGCTTGATTATGTGCGGGGGAACGATACCTGTATTCAGTGCCACAGCCAGGGACGGCCGATGGGGAATCCGATCGAAGGGAAGTACTTCGACTGGCCAGTGGGTTTTGTGCCGGGGGAGCGGTTGGCGGAGTTCTGGACGCTGGAAGAGTTGAAGCCGGGAGTGACGAACTTTTTTCAGTATGCGGACCTGACGGCGCACAAGAACAGGATGCAGGGGAATGATTTTGTGCAGAGCAATATGTATCACCGGCAGATCAGATGCTTTGACTGCCATCAGGTTCACAGTAGCGAGAACGAGTCGGACCTGGTCGCGAAGGGGAATGCGGTTTGTCTGACGTGTCATACGAAGGACAATCCTGCCGGGCTGAAGGGGACGGTCAGTGAGCATACGCATCATGCGGCGGGGAGCAAGGGGAGTGAGTGTGTGGCGTGCCATATGCCGAAGATCGAGCAGACGATCAAGGACAACTTTGTGAGTGCGCATACGTTCCGGTTTATTACGCCGAAGGAGACGGAGTTGTCGGGGATTCCTAATCCTTGTACTTCGTGCCATAGGGATAAGTCGACGGCGTGGGCTACGAAGGAGTTGAGGGGGTGGAAGACTACTTCGCCCTGGCGAGTGGGGAATTAG
- a CDS encoding M3 family metallopeptidase, with product MRQTWLSGIAPVFLRRASLVVVLGAFAGVIVSSSQGAVVNDKQVAFGPGNPFYAKSTLPFEAPPFDKIKDGDYEPAIEAGMAEELKEIGAIADNSAAPTFENTVVAMEKTGSLFQRAMAAFSGVTGANTNPELERVQKELAPKLAAHRDAIYLNTKLFHRVAAVYEQRESLKLSPEGLRLVEVRHRDFVHAGANLSDADKDKLRKLNEEESTLSNGFRSKVLAATKDAAYATTDQAALAGLTAADLSGAEAAAKERKKEGYVLPLQNTTQQPYLSSLSVRATRQAVFDASWTRTERGDANDTRSTIARLAQLRAEKGKLLGHDSYAGWKLEDQMAKTPENALKFMDALVAPSTANAADEARDIQGVIDSQNNDTQKGGFSVEAWDWEFYSEQVRKAKYDIDEAQVRPYFELNNVLENGVFYAAGQLYGLSFKERKDIPVWNPDVRVFEVFDGDSKPLALFYCDYYKRDNKNGGAWMSNFVDQSKLMGTLPVVYNVANLPKPAAGEPALVSFSDVVTMFHEFGHALHGMLADSEYPSLSGTSVARDFVEFPSQFNEHWATYPAVFAHYAKHYKTGAAMPEDLATKIKKAADFNQGYLLTELLAAAELDMQWHSLPVGDGLQEPDAFEKAALAKKGFALSYVPPRYRSSYFSHIWGGGYAAGYYAYLWSEMLDDDAFQWFQDHGGLTRANGDRFRKMVLSRGNTEDLAKMYEAWLGSAPKVEPMLKYRGLEKGATK from the coding sequence TTGCGACAGACATGGTTGTCAGGGATTGCGCCGGTTTTCTTGCGGCGTGCGAGTTTAGTGGTGGTGTTGGGAGCGTTTGCGGGGGTGATTGTGAGTAGTTCGCAGGGTGCGGTAGTGAACGACAAGCAGGTGGCGTTTGGGCCGGGGAATCCTTTTTATGCGAAGAGTACGCTGCCGTTTGAGGCTCCGCCGTTCGACAAGATCAAGGATGGCGACTATGAGCCGGCCATTGAGGCTGGGATGGCGGAGGAGTTGAAGGAGATCGGCGCGATTGCAGATAACTCCGCTGCGCCTACGTTTGAGAATACGGTTGTGGCGATGGAGAAGACAGGCTCGCTGTTTCAGCGGGCGATGGCGGCGTTCAGTGGAGTGACGGGAGCGAACACGAATCCTGAGTTGGAGAGGGTACAGAAGGAGCTGGCTCCGAAGCTGGCGGCGCACAGGGACGCGATTTATCTGAACACGAAGTTGTTTCATCGTGTGGCTGCGGTGTATGAGCAGAGGGAGTCGCTGAAGCTGAGCCCGGAGGGGCTGCGGCTGGTGGAGGTGAGGCATAGAGACTTTGTTCATGCGGGAGCGAACCTGTCGGATGCGGATAAGGACAAGCTGAGGAAGCTGAATGAAGAGGAGTCGACGCTGTCGAACGGCTTCCGAAGCAAGGTGCTGGCGGCGACCAAAGATGCGGCTTATGCGACGACGGATCAAGCTGCGCTGGCGGGGTTGACGGCGGCGGATTTGAGCGGGGCGGAGGCGGCGGCGAAGGAGCGGAAGAAGGAGGGGTATGTGTTGCCGTTGCAGAATACGACGCAGCAGCCCTATCTCTCGTCGTTGAGTGTGAGGGCGACGCGGCAGGCGGTGTTTGATGCTTCGTGGACGCGGACCGAGCGTGGAGATGCGAACGATACGCGATCGACGATTGCGCGCCTGGCGCAGCTGAGGGCAGAGAAGGGCAAACTGCTGGGGCATGACAGCTATGCCGGATGGAAGCTTGAAGACCAGATGGCGAAGACGCCGGAGAACGCATTGAAGTTTATGGATGCGCTGGTGGCTCCGTCGACGGCGAATGCGGCCGATGAGGCGAGGGATATTCAGGGGGTGATCGACTCTCAAAACAACGATACGCAGAAGGGTGGGTTTTCGGTTGAGGCGTGGGATTGGGAGTTTTACTCGGAGCAGGTGAGGAAGGCGAAGTACGACATCGATGAGGCGCAGGTGCGGCCTTACTTCGAGTTGAATAACGTGCTTGAGAATGGTGTGTTTTATGCGGCGGGACAGCTGTATGGGTTGAGTTTCAAGGAGCGGAAGGATATTCCGGTGTGGAATCCGGATGTGCGCGTGTTTGAGGTGTTCGACGGGGATAGCAAGCCGCTGGCGCTGTTTTACTGCGACTACTACAAGCGGGATAACAAGAACGGCGGCGCGTGGATGTCGAACTTCGTCGATCAGTCGAAGCTGATGGGCACGCTGCCGGTGGTGTACAACGTTGCGAATCTGCCGAAGCCTGCGGCGGGGGAGCCGGCGCTGGTCAGCTTCAGCGATGTGGTGACGATGTTCCATGAGTTTGGGCACGCGCTGCATGGGATGCTGGCGGATAGTGAGTATCCGAGCCTGTCGGGGACGTCGGTGGCGCGGGACTTTGTGGAGTTTCCGTCGCAGTTCAATGAGCATTGGGCGACGTATCCGGCGGTGTTCGCGCACTATGCGAAGCACTACAAGACGGGCGCGGCGATGCCTGAGGATCTGGCAACGAAGATCAAGAAGGCGGCGGACTTCAACCAGGGGTATCTGCTGACGGAGTTGCTGGCGGCGGCGGAGCTGGATATGCAGTGGCACTCGCTGCCGGTGGGTGATGGGTTGCAGGAGCCGGATGCGTTCGAGAAAGCTGCGCTGGCGAAGAAGGGTTTTGCGCTGAGCTATGTGCCGCCGCGGTACAGGTCGAGCTACTTCTCGCACATCTGGGGCGGGGGATATGCGGCGGGGTACTACGCGTATCTTTGGAGCGAGATGCTGGATGATGATGCGTTCCAGTGGTTTCAGGATCATGGCGGATTGACGCGGGCGAATGGAGACCGGTTCCGGAAGATGGTGCTGTCGCGTGGGAACACGGAGGATCTGGCGAAGATGTATGAGGCGTGGCTGGGGAGTGCGCCGAAGGTGGAGCCGATGCTGAAGTATCGCGGGCTGGAGAAGGGTGCGACGAAGTAG
- a CDS encoding YidH family protein, translating to MAPPPQPAEQDPRVYFAAERTFLAWIRTGLGLMGIGFAVSRFGLFLRQITAAQSHLPPRTTGLSLWSGVFLVALGVIVNLSSVYRHFQLVHELSSGTWRPGRVSRDAVLLGLILAAVGIAMAIYLVLVR from the coding sequence ATGGCCCCTCCGCCCCAGCCCGCCGAGCAGGATCCCCGCGTCTACTTCGCCGCCGAGCGGACCTTCCTCGCCTGGATCCGGACCGGCCTCGGCCTCATGGGAATCGGCTTCGCCGTCAGCCGCTTTGGCCTCTTCCTCCGTCAGATCACCGCCGCCCAGTCCCATCTGCCTCCCCGCACCACGGGATTATCTCTCTGGTCCGGAGTCTTCCTGGTGGCCCTCGGTGTCATCGTCAACCTCAGCTCCGTCTACCGCCACTTCCAGCTGGTCCACGAACTAAGCTCCGGCACCTGGCGTCCCGGCCGCGTCTCTCGCGACGCCGTCCTTCTCGGCCTTATCCTGGCTGCCGTGGGAATAGCCATGGCCATCTACTTGGTTCTCGTCCGTTAG
- a CDS encoding dihydrofolate reductase family protein: MQPLRYSINVTLDGCCDHRAIIPDEDLHRHAVENLNQADALLLGRVTYEMMEAAWRQPARAGTRPDWMEPFARTIDAAKKYVVSSTLDRVDWNAELVRGDLEKAVQQLKREPGKGLFVGGVKLPLALAELGLIDEYEFVVQPRLAGHGPTLFSGLSKHVDLRLVSRQEFGSGAVAMRYEPKR, encoded by the coding sequence ATGCAACCCCTCCGGTATTCCATCAACGTCACATTGGACGGGTGCTGCGATCATCGAGCAATTATCCCGGATGAAGACTTGCATCGCCACGCGGTCGAGAACCTCAACCAGGCCGATGCCCTCCTCTTAGGCCGGGTGACTTACGAGATGATGGAGGCAGCGTGGCGGCAGCCGGCGCGGGCCGGGACGAGGCCTGATTGGATGGAACCCTTCGCCCGGACGATCGACGCGGCAAAGAAGTACGTCGTGTCGAGCACCTTGGACCGGGTCGATTGGAACGCGGAGCTCGTGCGCGGAGATCTGGAGAAGGCCGTTCAGCAGCTCAAGCGAGAGCCGGGTAAGGGACTGTTCGTGGGAGGCGTAAAGCTCCCGCTGGCCTTGGCGGAGTTGGGATTGATCGATGAGTACGAGTTCGTGGTGCAGCCCAGGCTGGCGGGCCACGGGCCGACGTTGTTCTCCGGGCTATCGAAGCATGTCGACTTGAGGCTCGTGAGCCGGCAGGAGTTCGGCTCGGGGGCGGTGGCGATGCGGTATGAGCCCAAAAGATAG
- the rbfA gene encoding 30S ribosome-binding factor RbfA has product MPEQRARTYHRNRVANTFSEEIGAMLEGELSDPRIAPSYVTEVVLAPGGKSARIFVAVHGNEEEEASTLEGLTTARAYIRSQLRDRMGVRHVPELTFAIDRSEKMTGRMDELLARTRKREQRRTPAEPTPGAPTKP; this is encoded by the coding sequence ATGCCCGAGCAGCGCGCCAGAACCTACCACCGCAACCGTGTCGCCAACACCTTCTCCGAGGAGATTGGAGCCATGCTGGAAGGCGAGCTCTCCGATCCCCGCATCGCACCCAGCTACGTCACCGAGGTCGTCCTCGCCCCCGGCGGCAAATCCGCCCGCATCTTTGTAGCCGTTCACGGCAACGAGGAGGAGGAAGCCTCTACCCTCGAAGGCCTCACCACCGCCCGCGCTTACATCCGCTCCCAGCTCCGCGACCGCATGGGCGTACGTCACGTCCCCGAGCTCACCTTCGCCATCGACCGCTCCGAGAAGATGACCGGACGCATGGACGAGCTTCTTGCCCGCACCCGAAAGCGCGAGCAGAGGCGCACCCCAGCCGAACCGACCCCAGGGGCCCCCACCAAACCATGA
- a CDS encoding GNAT family N-acetyltransferase, protein MAVATQLEILDLRHFSARQLRPLLETESRVWEHRLRWNYQSSTELLLQYLDSRILPGFVALDRGRICGFTFCVYEGQKAVVGDAFAIANDTAQMLQTTQTLLHQLLQLLQNSPGIQRIESQLLLYDAGSINEAFLAAGFTMYPRLFMECDLSASADAPQDSPELNLPANVELLRWSTDHYQAAAELIHECYLGHIDARINDQYCSLHGSLRFLHNIVRFPGCGVFEPNASWVLRDRHTSAIVGMLLCSRVASDVAHITQLCIAPTWRGQGFGRALLDHCTHHLTHAGFAAITLTVTEANQQAVKLYENHSFFTRHRFDAMVLDKTNQTS, encoded by the coding sequence ATGGCCGTCGCGACCCAACTCGAGATACTGGACCTTCGCCACTTTTCGGCGCGCCAGCTCCGTCCCCTGCTCGAAACCGAGTCGCGCGTCTGGGAGCACCGCCTTCGCTGGAACTACCAAAGCTCCACCGAACTCCTCCTTCAGTACCTCGACTCCCGCATCCTGCCCGGCTTTGTTGCGCTGGACCGGGGACGAATCTGCGGCTTCACCTTCTGCGTCTACGAAGGCCAGAAAGCAGTAGTCGGTGATGCCTTCGCCATCGCCAACGACACGGCGCAGATGCTTCAGACCACACAGACCCTGCTCCACCAGCTGCTGCAGCTACTGCAAAACTCTCCCGGCATTCAACGGATCGAGTCCCAGCTCCTGCTCTACGACGCCGGCTCTATCAACGAGGCCTTCCTGGCTGCCGGCTTCACTATGTATCCCCGCCTCTTCATGGAGTGCGACCTCAGCGCCTCGGCAGACGCCCCCCAAGACTCCCCCGAACTGAATCTTCCCGCGAATGTAGAGCTGCTGCGTTGGTCCACCGATCACTATCAGGCCGCCGCCGAGCTGATCCACGAGTGCTACCTGGGCCACATCGACGCCCGCATCAACGACCAGTACTGCTCCCTCCACGGCTCACTTCGCTTTCTGCATAACATCGTCCGCTTCCCCGGCTGCGGCGTCTTTGAGCCCAACGCCTCCTGGGTGCTTCGCGACCGCCACACCAGCGCCATCGTCGGAATGTTGTTATGTTCGCGCGTAGCCAGCGACGTGGCCCACATCACCCAGCTCTGCATCGCACCCACCTGGCGAGGCCAAGGCTTTGGACGAGCCCTCCTCGACCATTGCACCCACCATCTAACCCACGCCGGCTTCGCAGCCATCACTCTGACAGTCACCGAAGCCAACCAGCAGGCCGTCAAGCTTTATGAGAACCACAGCTTCTTCACACGCCATCGTTTCGACGCCATGGTTCTCGACAAGACGAATCAGACATCCTGA
- a CDS encoding DUF2277 domain-containing protein — protein sequence MCRNIKTLFNFDPPVTDAEIRDASLQFVRKISGFTKPSKANEVAFESAVDEISLISGRLLASLETNAPPKDRDEEAAKKKARAAERFAV from the coding sequence ATGTGCAGGAATATCAAAACACTGTTTAACTTCGATCCTCCCGTCACGGACGCAGAGATTCGAGATGCGTCGCTTCAGTTTGTCAGGAAGATCAGTGGTTTCACCAAGCCATCGAAGGCGAATGAAGTTGCGTTTGAGTCTGCGGTGGATGAGATATCGCTGATCTCTGGCCGCCTTTTGGCCTCACTCGAAACCAATGCGCCGCCTAAGGATCGAGACGAAGAGGCCGCCAAGAAGAAGGCTCGCGCGGCGGAACGGTTTGCTGTTTGA
- a CDS encoding DHH family phosphoesterase: MTPQAQLLEAKPHAAQIDDLLAAFRSYPRFLLASHTRPDGDAIGSVLALAEVLDQLGCQADIVFADPIPSSYNTLPNISRIHHVPSANDVDPTGTTPAILLECDGIVRTGLLGLEGRTLINIDHHASGRHFASVNWIDEHACAVAAMVYHIAGAANVEITPSMATCLYAGILSDTGTFTYSSTTADTFAMVHHLAACGANPSRIARDIYLSNPASKIRLLGIALSNLQCDDDLAWTWVTSEDMDRIGANAEDCEGVVNYLISIAGVESAVFLREVANADQFRLSIRSKGETDVARIAERFGGGGHRNASGCTLDGPLPVALERILTQLRTGL, translated from the coding sequence ATGACTCCCCAAGCCCAGCTCCTCGAGGCGAAGCCTCACGCAGCGCAGATTGACGATCTACTGGCGGCCTTTCGGTCCTATCCCCGCTTCCTCCTGGCCTCGCACACTCGCCCCGACGGGGACGCCATCGGCTCGGTCCTCGCCCTCGCCGAAGTACTCGACCAACTCGGCTGCCAGGCCGACATCGTCTTCGCCGACCCCATCCCTTCCTCCTACAACACCCTTCCAAACATCAGTCGGATCCACCACGTCCCGTCTGCGAACGACGTAGACCCCACCGGCACCACCCCCGCCATCCTCCTCGAGTGCGACGGCATCGTCCGCACCGGCCTCCTCGGCCTGGAGGGCCGCACCCTTATCAACATCGACCACCATGCCAGCGGCCGTCACTTCGCCTCGGTCAACTGGATCGACGAACACGCCTGCGCCGTCGCCGCCATGGTCTACCACATCGCCGGCGCCGCAAACGTCGAGATCACGCCTTCCATGGCCACCTGCCTCTACGCCGGCATTCTCTCCGACACCGGCACCTTCACCTACTCCAGCACCACCGCCGACACCTTCGCGATGGTTCACCATCTCGCAGCCTGTGGCGCCAATCCCAGCCGGATAGCCCGCGACATCTACCTCTCCAATCCGGCCAGCAAGATCCGCCTGCTAGGCATCGCCCTCTCCAACCTCCAGTGCGACGACGATCTAGCCTGGACCTGGGTTACCAGCGAAGATATGGACCGCATCGGTGCCAACGCCGAGGACTGTGAGGGGGTCGTCAACTACCTCATCAGCATCGCCGGTGTCGAATCTGCCGTCTTCCTTCGCGAGGTCGCCAACGCCGACCAGTTTCGCCTCAGCATACGAAGCAAAGGCGAGACTGACGTCGCCCGGATCGCCGAACGCTTCGGCGGCGGCGGCCATCGCAACGCCAGCGGATGCACCCTCGATGGCCCCCTCCCGGTGGCCCTCGAGCGAATCCTCACCCAGCTGCGGACAGGACTCTGA